In Bombus huntii isolate Logan2020A chromosome 3, iyBomHunt1.1, whole genome shotgun sequence, a single genomic region encodes these proteins:
- the LOC126864070 gene encoding uncharacterized protein LOC126864070 yields MLRLNLNDLLKQKQNLILLRYLSSRAKSSTLKIKPNVAGLSEKCCKIPNTPVGPRAAKDKEYKNPEYFCYHIDTFGEAEVELAKYRLPAPSNRIPFNK; encoded by the exons ATGTTACGTTTAAATTTAAACGACTTGTTAAAACAG AAAcagaatttaatattattaaggTATTTAAGCTCACGAGCAAAGAGTAGTACATTGAAGATTAAACCAAATGTTGCAGGACTCAGTGAGAAATGTTGTAAAATTCCAAATACAC CTGTTGGACCTCGTGCTGCTAAagataaagaatataaaaatccaGAGTATTTTTGTTATCATATAGACACTTTCGGAGAAGCAGAAGTGGAATTAGCAAAATATAGATTACCAGCTCCTTCTAATAGAATACCTTTCAATAAATAG
- the LOC126864062 gene encoding uncharacterized protein LOC126864062, giving the protein MNRNRDIAELWGKEDDNPVSLLVRRMKIPLIAGIGAGLVLQASKGILETPATFGRIAYVTFPLCGLSFYYLTGSYITRQIRGTEGPFNNLMGVYCTFPVLRKFLPLGHTVALLFFVTLPFYAVVRDFYVTKNRLTLRETLLYGVQARGLYINEWQKKPSEPYVKRESYNPFTFPSK; this is encoded by the exons atg AATCGCAACAGAGATATAGCAGAGCTGTGGGGTAAAGAGGATGACAATCCAGTTTCTTTGCTTGTGCGAAGAATGAAAATACCCCTGATAGCGGGCATTGGTGCTGGACTAGTACTTCAAGCTTCAAAAGGTATATTGGAGACCCCTGCTACGTTTGGAAGAATTGCATATGTTACATTTCCTTTGTGTGGTTTAAGTTTTTACTATCTTACTGGTAGTTATATAACAAGACAAATAAGGGGAACAGAAGGTCCATTTAATAATCTAATGGGAG taTATTGTACTTTTCCGGTGCTTCGAAAATTCCTGCCTTTGGGACATACTGTGgcacttcttttttttgttactTTACCTTTCTATGCAGTGGTACGTGATTTTTATGTAACTAAGAATAGATTGACTCTTAGGGAGACTCTGCTTTATGGAGTGCAAGCAAGAGGTCTTTACATTAATGAGTGGCAAAAAAAGCCATCAGAACCCTATGTTAAGCGTGAATCATATAATCCATTTACATTTCCTTCCAAGTAA
- the LOC126864071 gene encoding probable protein BRICK1-B isoform X2, protein MAAVHREAIQKQIQQDWANREYIEVITGSIKKITDFLNSFDMSCRSRIAVLNEKLTTLERRIEYLEACVTKGETLT, encoded by the exons ATGGCTGCCGTACATCGAGAGGCTATCCAAAAACAGATTCAACAAGACTGGGCAAATCGAGAATACATCGAAGTTATAACTGGTAGCATCAAAAAGATAACTGACTTTCTCAATTCCTttg ATATGTCTTGCAGATCAAGAATAGCTGTTCTCAACGAAAAACTTACAACTCTAGAAAGAAGAATCGAATATCTGGAAGCATGT GTCACAAAAGGGGAAACATTAACCTAA
- the LOC126864071 gene encoding probable protein BRICK1-B isoform X1: MAAVHREAIQKQIQQDWANREYIEVITGSIKKITDFLNSFGNYLKDMSCRSRIAVLNEKLTTLERRIEYLEACVTKGETLT; encoded by the exons ATGGCTGCCGTACATCGAGAGGCTATCCAAAAACAGATTCAACAAGACTGGGCAAATCGAGAATACATCGAAGTTATAACTGGTAGCATCAAAAAGATAACTGACTTTCTCAATTCCTttggtaattatttaaaag ATATGTCTTGCAGATCAAGAATAGCTGTTCTCAACGAAAAACTTACAACTCTAGAAAGAAGAATCGAATATCTGGAAGCATGT GTCACAAAAGGGGAAACATTAACCTAA